One Oncorhynchus kisutch isolate 150728-3 linkage group LG13, Okis_V2, whole genome shotgun sequence DNA window includes the following coding sequences:
- the LOC109902062 gene encoding neurogenic locus notch homolog protein 1 isoform X2, with translation MMLVLWTAVLLGLSRCCQAAASPGGDPWAQCPSRQCEAKFRDGSCDKECTEPECLRDGFDCLRDKGRCNSGHIHYCRDHYSNSYCDQGCESAACGWDGSDCHRHHSPLWAKGTLLLHTHVPLQHGTFSNSSLLWALSTLLQTPLKLRGAVPLDPSKDLFTFNPQQLENLLAQASSDDSNGSLLFLQVDNRPCSRLPSTCFPYAIEAANFLRAATSSTRVSVPSHPELKAIISVRGVGEEIGGREEDPVEEKEDTNDGATPPWIWAVIGVATGLVLALVLMVVLVIRRVRRRREEREGGGERVRHRSTVTENDNGANVAKAWAQHTPHREQRGRTGREKGRNGIKKKKAKEAEKKRRREPLGEDALRLRPLKKDLDIGSDTDFTQSSMEDVNRSICDHRTQEQKHYRSPPSHPQSPIQPPLLAPPRGWERNAVPSTHHRTPNQSASVQWCGPDGSVVLIRAVRSGLDRVVLELLRAGVPVNNTDHTGRSALHWACSVNHLSLTRTLTRYGAAVDLQDNKGETALFLSALHGCYDTARFLLLNGANQDLSDRRGRRALDVAREGMHHQVLELLLAHRVQRGPIPMEQANDMLWDERAFLYSQWLNSPGLPGRSASFSGVIGHRDMSSPPPSDLSMGRVQCPSPQNWRPQLNQSATALVTPRIMGRPPRPISTLQEVTSEDEDRERPQEVPRAATPHFLLPQPAPRQRSFSCTQNALQRRSSSQQPEPTYVALSEKIATEPIERVIVVPPTDAPTQSDRRSIVDSSDNPRRAAPEIEAASFKKAEQKARSEKLNNHMPDSNQTAL, from the exons ATGATGCTGGTGCTGTGGACAGCTGTTCTGTTGGGTTTGAGCAGGTGCTGTCAAG CAGCAGCGTCTCCTGGTGGTGACCCCTGGGCCCAGTGTCCGTCCAGACAGTGTGAGGCCAAGTTTAGAGATGGGTCATGTGATAAAGAGTGCACCGAGCCCGAGTGTCTGAGAGACGGGTTCGACTGTCTGAGGGACAAAGGACGCTGCAA TTCAGGTCACATCCACTACTGCCGAGACCACTATTCCAACTCTTACTGTGACCAGGGCTGTGAAAGTGCCGCCTGTGGCTGGGATGGGAGTGACTGTCACAGGCACCACAGCCCTCTGTGGGCTAAGGGTACCCTGCTCCTGCACACCCACGTCCCCCTGCAACACGGCACATTTTCCAACAGTTCCCTTCTCTGGGCCCTCAGCACCCTCCTGCAGACGCCCCTCAAACTGCGCGGCGCGGTGCCCCTTGACCCCAGCAAGGACCTCTTCACCTTTAATCCCCAGCAGCTTGAAAACCTGCTGGCTCAAGCTTCTTCGGATGACTCAAATGG TTCTCTCCTATTCCTGCAAGTGGATAACAGGCCGTGCTCCCGTCTTCCTTCTACCTGTTTCCCGTACGCCATCGAAGCAGCTAACTTCCTGCGGGCTGCTACATCATCGACTCGTGTGTCGGTCCCCTCTCACCCAGAATTAAAGGCCATTATTAGTGTAAGAGGGGTTGGGGAGgaaataggagggagagaggaggacccAGTTGAGGAAAAGGAGGACACTAATGATG GAGCAACACCTCCATGGATATGGGCTGTGATCGGCGTGGCAACGGGCCTGGTACTGGCTTTGGTCTTGATGGTTGTCTTGGTGATCAGAAGGGTGAGACGACgacgagaggagagggagggaggaggagagagggttaggcaCAGATCCACTGTCACTGAGAATGACAACGGAGCCAATGTGGCGAAGGCATGGGCACAGCATACACCCCACCGAGAGCAGAGgggcaggacagggagagagaaaggcaggaaTGGGATAAAGAAGAAGAAAGCGAAGGAGGCTGAGAAGAAAAGACGCAGAGAGCCACTGGGGGAGGATGCCCTTCGACTGCG GCCCCTGAAAAAGGACCTGGATATTGGAAGTGACACTGACTTTACCCAGAGTTCTATGGAGGACGTCAACAGGTCCATCTGTGACCACCGAACGCAAGAGCAGAAGCACTACCGCAGCCCCCCGAGCCACCCACAATCACCCATACAAC CTCCACTTTTAGCCCCCCcaagaggatgggagagaaatGCTGTCCCGTCGACACATCACAGAACACCCAATCAA TCTGCTTCGGTTCAATGGTGTGGTCCAGATGGGTCAGTGGTCCTGATTCGTGCGGTCCGGAGTGGGCTTGACCGTGTGGTTCTGGAGCTGCTACGAGCTGGGGTGCCGGTTAACAACACAGACCACACTG GGAGATCAGCCCTCCACTGGGCATGCTCAGTTAACCACCTCTCCTTGACAAGAACCCTCACTCGCTACGGTGCTGCGGTGGACCTACAGGACAACAAG GGTGAGACTGCTCTGTTCCTCTCCGCCCTCCACGGTTGCTACGACACCGCCCGGTTCCTGCTCCTGAACGGGGCAAATCAGGATCTGTCTGATCGCAGAGGACGCCGGGCACTAGATGTTGCCCGAGAGGGCATGCATCATCAAGTCCTGGAGCTCCTATTGGCTCACAGGGTTCAGAGAGGGCCTATTCCTATGGAGCAAGCCAATGATATGCTGTGGGATGAGCGTGCCTTTCTGTATAGCCAATGGTTGAATTCCCCTGGGCTCCCTGGGAGGAGTGCCTCCTTCTCTGGTGTCATAGGGCATCGGGATATGTCTTCGCCTCCACCAAG TGATTTATCAATGGGCAGAGTGCAGTGCCCTTCCCCTCAGAACTGGCGGCCACAGCTCAACCAATCAGCAACCGCATTGGTTACCCCAAGAATCATGGGGCGTCCACCAAGACCAATCAGCACTCTACAGGAGGTTACCTCAGAGGACGAAGATCGTGAAAGGCCCCAGGAAGTCCCGAGAGCAGCGACACCGCACTTCCTGTTACCGCAGCCTGCTCCTCGACAGCGGTCCTTCTCCTGTACCCAGAATGCACTGCAGCGTCGCTCCAGTTCACAGCAGCCCGAACCGACTTATGTTGCCTTATCAGAGAAAATAGCCACTGAGCCCATAGAAAGAGTGATCGTAGTCCCTCCTACAGATGCTCCCACCCAATCAGATCGCAGATCAATAGTCGATAGTAGCGACAACCCCAGGAGGGCAGCACCAGAGATTGAGGCAGCAAGTTTTAAAAAGGCAGAACAGAAAGCCCGAAGTGAGAAGCTAAATAACCACATGCCTGACTCTAACCAAACAGCTTTGTAA
- the LOC109902062 gene encoding neurogenic locus notch homolog protein 1 isoform X3, with translation MMLVLWTAVLLGLSRCCQVAAASPGGDPWAQCPSRQCEAKFRDGSCDKECTEPECLRDGFDCLRDKGRCNSGHIHYCRDHYSNSYCDQGCESAACGWDGSDCHRHHSPLWAKGTLLLHTHVPLQHGTFSNSSLLWALSTLLQTPLKLRGAVPLDPSKDLFTFNPQQLENLLAQASSDDSNGSLLFLQVDNRPCSRLPSTCFPYAIEAANFLRAATSSTRVSVPSHPELKAIISVRGVGEEIGGREEDPVEEKEDTNDGATPPWIWAVIGVATGLVLALVLMVVLVIRRVRRRREEREGGGERVRHRSTVTENDNGANVAKAWAQHTPHREQRGRTGREKGRNGIKKKKAKEAEKKRRREPLGEDALRLRPLKKDLDIGSDTDFTQSSMEDVNRSICDHRTQEQKHYRSPPSHPQSPIQPPPRGWERNAVPSTHHRTPNQSASVQWCGPDGSVVLIRAVRSGLDRVVLELLRAGVPVNNTDHTGRSALHWACSVNHLSLTRTLTRYGAAVDLQDNKGETALFLSALHGCYDTARFLLLNGANQDLSDRRGRRALDVAREGMHHQVLELLLAHRVQRGPIPMEQANDMLWDERAFLYSQWLNSPGLPGRSASFSGVIGHRDMSSPPPSDLSMGRVQCPSPQNWRPQLNQSATALVTPRIMGRPPRPISTLQEVTSEDEDRERPQEVPRAATPHFLLPQPAPRQRSFSCTQNALQRRSSSQQPEPTYVALSEKIATEPIERVIVVPPTDAPTQSDRRSIVDSSDNPRRAAPEIEAASFKKAEQKARSEKLNNHMPDSNQTAL, from the exons ATGATGCTGGTGCTGTGGACAGCTGTTCTGTTGGGTTTGAGCAGGTGCTGTCAAG TAGCAGCAGCGTCTCCTGGTGGTGACCCCTGGGCCCAGTGTCCGTCCAGACAGTGTGAGGCCAAGTTTAGAGATGGGTCATGTGATAAAGAGTGCACCGAGCCCGAGTGTCTGAGAGACGGGTTCGACTGTCTGAGGGACAAAGGACGCTGCAA TTCAGGTCACATCCACTACTGCCGAGACCACTATTCCAACTCTTACTGTGACCAGGGCTGTGAAAGTGCCGCCTGTGGCTGGGATGGGAGTGACTGTCACAGGCACCACAGCCCTCTGTGGGCTAAGGGTACCCTGCTCCTGCACACCCACGTCCCCCTGCAACACGGCACATTTTCCAACAGTTCCCTTCTCTGGGCCCTCAGCACCCTCCTGCAGACGCCCCTCAAACTGCGCGGCGCGGTGCCCCTTGACCCCAGCAAGGACCTCTTCACCTTTAATCCCCAGCAGCTTGAAAACCTGCTGGCTCAAGCTTCTTCGGATGACTCAAATGG TTCTCTCCTATTCCTGCAAGTGGATAACAGGCCGTGCTCCCGTCTTCCTTCTACCTGTTTCCCGTACGCCATCGAAGCAGCTAACTTCCTGCGGGCTGCTACATCATCGACTCGTGTGTCGGTCCCCTCTCACCCAGAATTAAAGGCCATTATTAGTGTAAGAGGGGTTGGGGAGgaaataggagggagagaggaggacccAGTTGAGGAAAAGGAGGACACTAATGATG GAGCAACACCTCCATGGATATGGGCTGTGATCGGCGTGGCAACGGGCCTGGTACTGGCTTTGGTCTTGATGGTTGTCTTGGTGATCAGAAGGGTGAGACGACgacgagaggagagggagggaggaggagagagggttaggcaCAGATCCACTGTCACTGAGAATGACAACGGAGCCAATGTGGCGAAGGCATGGGCACAGCATACACCCCACCGAGAGCAGAGgggcaggacagggagagagaaaggcaggaaTGGGATAAAGAAGAAGAAAGCGAAGGAGGCTGAGAAGAAAAGACGCAGAGAGCCACTGGGGGAGGATGCCCTTCGACTGCG GCCCCTGAAAAAGGACCTGGATATTGGAAGTGACACTGACTTTACCCAGAGTTCTATGGAGGACGTCAACAGGTCCATCTGTGACCACCGAACGCAAGAGCAGAAGCACTACCGCAGCCCCCCGAGCCACCCACAATCACCCATACAAC CCCCCCcaagaggatgggagagaaatGCTGTCCCGTCGACACATCACAGAACACCCAATCAA TCTGCTTCGGTTCAATGGTGTGGTCCAGATGGGTCAGTGGTCCTGATTCGTGCGGTCCGGAGTGGGCTTGACCGTGTGGTTCTGGAGCTGCTACGAGCTGGGGTGCCGGTTAACAACACAGACCACACTG GGAGATCAGCCCTCCACTGGGCATGCTCAGTTAACCACCTCTCCTTGACAAGAACCCTCACTCGCTACGGTGCTGCGGTGGACCTACAGGACAACAAG GGTGAGACTGCTCTGTTCCTCTCCGCCCTCCACGGTTGCTACGACACCGCCCGGTTCCTGCTCCTGAACGGGGCAAATCAGGATCTGTCTGATCGCAGAGGACGCCGGGCACTAGATGTTGCCCGAGAGGGCATGCATCATCAAGTCCTGGAGCTCCTATTGGCTCACAGGGTTCAGAGAGGGCCTATTCCTATGGAGCAAGCCAATGATATGCTGTGGGATGAGCGTGCCTTTCTGTATAGCCAATGGTTGAATTCCCCTGGGCTCCCTGGGAGGAGTGCCTCCTTCTCTGGTGTCATAGGGCATCGGGATATGTCTTCGCCTCCACCAAG TGATTTATCAATGGGCAGAGTGCAGTGCCCTTCCCCTCAGAACTGGCGGCCACAGCTCAACCAATCAGCAACCGCATTGGTTACCCCAAGAATCATGGGGCGTCCACCAAGACCAATCAGCACTCTACAGGAGGTTACCTCAGAGGACGAAGATCGTGAAAGGCCCCAGGAAGTCCCGAGAGCAGCGACACCGCACTTCCTGTTACCGCAGCCTGCTCCTCGACAGCGGTCCTTCTCCTGTACCCAGAATGCACTGCAGCGTCGCTCCAGTTCACAGCAGCCCGAACCGACTTATGTTGCCTTATCAGAGAAAATAGCCACTGAGCCCATAGAAAGAGTGATCGTAGTCCCTCCTACAGATGCTCCCACCCAATCAGATCGCAGATCAATAGTCGATAGTAGCGACAACCCCAGGAGGGCAGCACCAGAGATTGAGGCAGCAAGTTTTAAAAAGGCAGAACAGAAAGCCCGAAGTGAGAAGCTAAATAACCACATGCCTGACTCTAACCAAACAGCTTTGTAA
- the LOC109902062 gene encoding neurogenic locus notch homolog protein 1 isoform X1: MMLVLWTAVLLGLSRCCQVAAASPGGDPWAQCPSRQCEAKFRDGSCDKECTEPECLRDGFDCLRDKGRCNSGHIHYCRDHYSNSYCDQGCESAACGWDGSDCHRHHSPLWAKGTLLLHTHVPLQHGTFSNSSLLWALSTLLQTPLKLRGAVPLDPSKDLFTFNPQQLENLLAQASSDDSNGSLLFLQVDNRPCSRLPSTCFPYAIEAANFLRAATSSTRVSVPSHPELKAIISVRGVGEEIGGREEDPVEEKEDTNDGATPPWIWAVIGVATGLVLALVLMVVLVIRRVRRRREEREGGGERVRHRSTVTENDNGANVAKAWAQHTPHREQRGRTGREKGRNGIKKKKAKEAEKKRRREPLGEDALRLRPLKKDLDIGSDTDFTQSSMEDVNRSICDHRTQEQKHYRSPPSHPQSPIQPPLLAPPRGWERNAVPSTHHRTPNQSASVQWCGPDGSVVLIRAVRSGLDRVVLELLRAGVPVNNTDHTGRSALHWACSVNHLSLTRTLTRYGAAVDLQDNKGETALFLSALHGCYDTARFLLLNGANQDLSDRRGRRALDVAREGMHHQVLELLLAHRVQRGPIPMEQANDMLWDERAFLYSQWLNSPGLPGRSASFSGVIGHRDMSSPPPSDLSMGRVQCPSPQNWRPQLNQSATALVTPRIMGRPPRPISTLQEVTSEDEDRERPQEVPRAATPHFLLPQPAPRQRSFSCTQNALQRRSSSQQPEPTYVALSEKIATEPIERVIVVPPTDAPTQSDRRSIVDSSDNPRRAAPEIEAASFKKAEQKARSEKLNNHMPDSNQTAL, translated from the exons ATGATGCTGGTGCTGTGGACAGCTGTTCTGTTGGGTTTGAGCAGGTGCTGTCAAG TAGCAGCAGCGTCTCCTGGTGGTGACCCCTGGGCCCAGTGTCCGTCCAGACAGTGTGAGGCCAAGTTTAGAGATGGGTCATGTGATAAAGAGTGCACCGAGCCCGAGTGTCTGAGAGACGGGTTCGACTGTCTGAGGGACAAAGGACGCTGCAA TTCAGGTCACATCCACTACTGCCGAGACCACTATTCCAACTCTTACTGTGACCAGGGCTGTGAAAGTGCCGCCTGTGGCTGGGATGGGAGTGACTGTCACAGGCACCACAGCCCTCTGTGGGCTAAGGGTACCCTGCTCCTGCACACCCACGTCCCCCTGCAACACGGCACATTTTCCAACAGTTCCCTTCTCTGGGCCCTCAGCACCCTCCTGCAGACGCCCCTCAAACTGCGCGGCGCGGTGCCCCTTGACCCCAGCAAGGACCTCTTCACCTTTAATCCCCAGCAGCTTGAAAACCTGCTGGCTCAAGCTTCTTCGGATGACTCAAATGG TTCTCTCCTATTCCTGCAAGTGGATAACAGGCCGTGCTCCCGTCTTCCTTCTACCTGTTTCCCGTACGCCATCGAAGCAGCTAACTTCCTGCGGGCTGCTACATCATCGACTCGTGTGTCGGTCCCCTCTCACCCAGAATTAAAGGCCATTATTAGTGTAAGAGGGGTTGGGGAGgaaataggagggagagaggaggacccAGTTGAGGAAAAGGAGGACACTAATGATG GAGCAACACCTCCATGGATATGGGCTGTGATCGGCGTGGCAACGGGCCTGGTACTGGCTTTGGTCTTGATGGTTGTCTTGGTGATCAGAAGGGTGAGACGACgacgagaggagagggagggaggaggagagagggttaggcaCAGATCCACTGTCACTGAGAATGACAACGGAGCCAATGTGGCGAAGGCATGGGCACAGCATACACCCCACCGAGAGCAGAGgggcaggacagggagagagaaaggcaggaaTGGGATAAAGAAGAAGAAAGCGAAGGAGGCTGAGAAGAAAAGACGCAGAGAGCCACTGGGGGAGGATGCCCTTCGACTGCG GCCCCTGAAAAAGGACCTGGATATTGGAAGTGACACTGACTTTACCCAGAGTTCTATGGAGGACGTCAACAGGTCCATCTGTGACCACCGAACGCAAGAGCAGAAGCACTACCGCAGCCCCCCGAGCCACCCACAATCACCCATACAAC CTCCACTTTTAGCCCCCCcaagaggatgggagagaaatGCTGTCCCGTCGACACATCACAGAACACCCAATCAA TCTGCTTCGGTTCAATGGTGTGGTCCAGATGGGTCAGTGGTCCTGATTCGTGCGGTCCGGAGTGGGCTTGACCGTGTGGTTCTGGAGCTGCTACGAGCTGGGGTGCCGGTTAACAACACAGACCACACTG GGAGATCAGCCCTCCACTGGGCATGCTCAGTTAACCACCTCTCCTTGACAAGAACCCTCACTCGCTACGGTGCTGCGGTGGACCTACAGGACAACAAG GGTGAGACTGCTCTGTTCCTCTCCGCCCTCCACGGTTGCTACGACACCGCCCGGTTCCTGCTCCTGAACGGGGCAAATCAGGATCTGTCTGATCGCAGAGGACGCCGGGCACTAGATGTTGCCCGAGAGGGCATGCATCATCAAGTCCTGGAGCTCCTATTGGCTCACAGGGTTCAGAGAGGGCCTATTCCTATGGAGCAAGCCAATGATATGCTGTGGGATGAGCGTGCCTTTCTGTATAGCCAATGGTTGAATTCCCCTGGGCTCCCTGGGAGGAGTGCCTCCTTCTCTGGTGTCATAGGGCATCGGGATATGTCTTCGCCTCCACCAAG TGATTTATCAATGGGCAGAGTGCAGTGCCCTTCCCCTCAGAACTGGCGGCCACAGCTCAACCAATCAGCAACCGCATTGGTTACCCCAAGAATCATGGGGCGTCCACCAAGACCAATCAGCACTCTACAGGAGGTTACCTCAGAGGACGAAGATCGTGAAAGGCCCCAGGAAGTCCCGAGAGCAGCGACACCGCACTTCCTGTTACCGCAGCCTGCTCCTCGACAGCGGTCCTTCTCCTGTACCCAGAATGCACTGCAGCGTCGCTCCAGTTCACAGCAGCCCGAACCGACTTATGTTGCCTTATCAGAGAAAATAGCCACTGAGCCCATAGAAAGAGTGATCGTAGTCCCTCCTACAGATGCTCCCACCCAATCAGATCGCAGATCAATAGTCGATAGTAGCGACAACCCCAGGAGGGCAGCACCAGAGATTGAGGCAGCAAGTTTTAAAAAGGCAGAACAGAAAGCCCGAAGTGAGAAGCTAAATAACCACATGCCTGACTCTAACCAAACAGCTTTGTAA